One Glutamicibacter halophytocola DNA segment encodes these proteins:
- the folP gene encoding dihydropteroate synthase: MFRPELLDPIHEFSRQSIDFSRRIAIMAVINRTPDSFYDAGSTFGLDQAVSAALQAVNDGADWVDIGGVPFSPGPELAWEEEAERIVPVIQAVREYSDAIISADTFQPRVAQAAIDAGADVINDTTGLAYPELAEVVAKNNVHLVITHSLAKPRTIYPRPHYANVVADVRQYLKDKIEVAIAAGISPSKIIVDPGHDLNKNTQHTLEITKNFQAFADLGFPALAAVSNKDFIGETLDLPKSERTLGSMVAATICAMNGARILRMHNIPESVQTVRLIEAAQGWREPAYQIHNMGDVNPPAHPEREPSK, translated from the coding sequence ATGTTCAGGCCTGAGTTGCTAGATCCCATCCACGAGTTTTCTCGGCAATCCATCGATTTCTCTCGAAGAATAGCCATCATGGCAGTGATCAACCGCACCCCGGATTCCTTCTACGATGCCGGGTCCACCTTTGGACTTGACCAGGCCGTGTCCGCAGCTTTGCAGGCTGTCAATGACGGCGCCGATTGGGTTGATATCGGGGGCGTGCCCTTCTCGCCCGGGCCTGAGCTTGCGTGGGAAGAGGAAGCCGAGCGAATTGTCCCCGTCATACAGGCTGTTCGAGAATACAGCGACGCGATCATTTCAGCGGACACTTTTCAGCCCAGGGTTGCCCAGGCGGCTATCGATGCCGGCGCCGATGTCATCAATGACACTACCGGCCTTGCCTATCCCGAACTGGCAGAAGTCGTCGCCAAGAACAATGTGCATTTGGTGATAACCCACTCGCTGGCAAAGCCTCGAACGATTTACCCTCGACCGCATTATGCCAATGTGGTTGCGGACGTACGACAGTATTTGAAGGACAAAATTGAAGTGGCTATCGCTGCTGGAATTTCACCATCAAAAATCATTGTTGACCCGGGTCATGACCTCAATAAAAACACACAACATACTCTTGAGATCACCAAGAATTTCCAGGCCTTTGCGGACTTGGGATTCCCGGCACTTGCCGCCGTTTCGAACAAGGACTTCATCGGCGAAACCTTGGACCTGCCAAAATCCGAGCGTACTCTCGGCTCCATGGTCGCAGCCACAATTTGCGCCATGAATGGAGCCCGAATTTTGCGCATGCACAACATCCCCGAGTCGGTGCAAACTGTTCGGCTTATTGAAGCCGCGCAGGGCTGGCGCGAGCCGGCTTACCAGATCCACAATATGGGTGATGTGAATCCGCCGGCGCATCCTGAACGAGAACCCAGCAAGTAA
- a CDS encoding pyrimidine reductase family protein: MRALLPEPSNNVSDEQLLERYNSAQRPFVRFNFVSSIDGSAQADGLSAKLGSKGDQRIFALLRRLADVIVVGAGTVRAEGYEGDLVSAEDREWRTRNGLSAHPALALISAGLHLDPSAEIFIQSPVPVIVFTTVEVTDEQRESYGHGVELIQVSEGEGGCDPKEVVDHLTQRGLGFVHCEGGPHIFGQFMAAGMVDSACLSYSPVVVAGNGMRIAAHARQTFQRFSLNHLFEEESMLFCDYRIGQ, encoded by the coding sequence ATGCGAGCCCTGCTTCCAGAACCAAGCAACAACGTCAGCGATGAACAGTTGTTGGAACGCTATAACAGTGCACAACGCCCCTTTGTACGTTTCAACTTTGTCAGCAGCATCGATGGCAGCGCCCAAGCCGATGGCTTGTCTGCGAAATTGGGTTCAAAGGGCGACCAGAGAATTTTCGCTCTGCTTCGCCGTCTAGCAGACGTTATTGTCGTTGGCGCCGGCACTGTCCGTGCCGAAGGCTACGAAGGAGACCTGGTTTCGGCAGAGGACCGAGAGTGGCGCACCCGCAACGGGCTATCCGCCCATCCGGCATTGGCACTAATCTCTGCCGGCTTGCATCTGGACCCCTCAGCAGAGATCTTCATCCAGTCGCCTGTTCCGGTCATCGTCTTCACCACCGTTGAAGTCACGGACGAGCAACGCGAATCCTACGGGCACGGCGTTGAGCTCATTCAGGTTTCGGAGGGGGAAGGAGGATGCGACCCCAAGGAAGTCGTAGACCACTTGACCCAGCGCGGACTGGGATTCGTTCATTGCGAGGGCGGGCCTCATATCTTCGGCCAGTTCATGGCTGCTGGCATGGTGGATTCGGCTTGCCTCAGCTACTCTCCGGTTGTCGTAGCCGGCAACGGAATGCGTATTGCAGCCCATGCCCGGCAGACATTCCAGCGCTTTTCCTTGAACCATTTATTCGAAGAAGAGAGCATGCTCTTCTGCGACTACAGGATCGGCCAATAA
- a CDS encoding J domain-containing protein, producing MSTPSPYEILGVAPSASMEEIKIAYRRAARATHPDLGGSEEKFKEVQQAFQDISVLANPLSHDETFQKPGEAPRAGFSARPFDERLRKSPQQPKAQLSTEYVPEFSDASFTWLSRELSEQKIHGEPRKRGLFANRARLVREANTINLLSKNVLNVLPAARLVNGVAAPHGGHYDHVLVAGYRMAVINTMTLPEGYYSFDGNVLRHGNKMTQPPAFSISALQRSFMQMNVMAFTLVLSPNGNRHEPVIEYHRNANPALATTPNVLNAAGLVRELKLFLGSGPTPNVVDRASLAHLREAMY from the coding sequence ATGAGCACGCCGAGCCCCTACGAAATCCTTGGTGTTGCTCCTTCGGCCAGCATGGAAGAGATCAAGATTGCTTATCGCCGGGCGGCCAGGGCAACGCATCCCGATCTGGGTGGCAGCGAGGAAAAATTCAAGGAAGTCCAACAGGCATTTCAGGATATCTCTGTTCTGGCGAACCCTTTGAGCCACGACGAAACTTTTCAAAAGCCAGGCGAAGCACCCCGAGCCGGATTCTCCGCCCGTCCATTTGATGAGCGACTGCGCAAATCGCCCCAGCAGCCAAAGGCTCAGCTTTCTACGGAATACGTTCCCGAGTTCTCAGATGCGTCGTTCACCTGGTTGAGCAGAGAACTTTCCGAACAGAAGATTCACGGCGAACCACGCAAGCGCGGCTTGTTCGCCAACAGGGCGCGCTTGGTCCGCGAAGCCAACACGATCAACTTGCTGAGCAAGAACGTGCTGAACGTATTGCCAGCGGCCCGCCTCGTAAATGGGGTGGCCGCACCGCACGGTGGCCACTATGACCACGTGCTGGTGGCCGGTTATCGCATGGCGGTCATCAATACTATGACGCTGCCAGAGGGCTACTACTCTTTCGACGGCAATGTGCTGCGTCATGGAAACAAGATGACCCAACCGCCCGCCTTCTCAATCTCTGCACTCCAGCGAAGCTTCATGCAGATGAACGTGATGGCATTTACCTTGGTCCTCTCCCCCAACGGGAATCGGCACGAACCGGTTATCGAATACCACCGCAATGCGAACCCGGCCCTTGCAACGACCCCAAATGTGCTCAACGCGGCTGGGCTCGTGAGGGAACTAAAGCTGTTCTTGGGATCGGGACCTACCCCAAATGTTGTCGACCGTGCGTCCTTGGCCCATTTACGCGAGGCGATGTACTGA
- a CDS encoding tRNA (cytidine(34)-2'-O)-methyltransferase, which yields MFRIVFNAPEIPGNSGNAIRLSAITGAELHLVKPLGFNFDDANLRRAGLDYHDMANVTVHENLDAAFEALGEGRVFAFTSEGQTVYSDISYEPGDILLFGKESSGLSAEDKKHPRVTELVRLPMLPGRRSLNLANTASIVAYEAWRQHGFAGA from the coding sequence GTGTTTCGCATCGTATTCAACGCCCCAGAGATCCCGGGTAATTCCGGAAATGCCATCCGCCTATCGGCCATTACCGGTGCCGAACTGCACTTGGTCAAGCCGCTAGGCTTCAATTTCGATGATGCCAATTTGCGTCGTGCGGGGTTGGATTACCATGACATGGCGAACGTCACGGTCCACGAAAATCTTGACGCTGCCTTTGAAGCTTTGGGGGAAGGACGCGTTTTCGCTTTCACTTCCGAGGGCCAAACGGTCTACTCGGACATCAGCTATGAGCCAGGCGACATCTTGCTGTTCGGCAAAGAGTCATCGGGACTCAGCGCGGAAGATAAGAAGCATCCGCGTGTCACTGAACTGGTGCGTCTGCCGATGCTGCCGGGCCGCCGGTCGCTGAATCTAGCTAATACTGCATCGATTGTTGCCTACGAGGCTTGGCGGCAGCATGGATTTGCCGGCGCTTAA
- a CDS encoding anti-sigma factor domain-containing protein has product MNGSHSQHRDEPQDEDLGLDLVSHVASSSRAERKTRPRRWIFAVVGVAVIAVLALVIFSLLNGGTKASKASKADDAISVPVELKSGGQANLSSSKSENAIGVELTSLPPLEESEQYVAWAIHESGSVSVITTSNGEDASAGYAPADDIIAIHITVESSDTPSAPSEDTEASVDLPLSKDASSQANQGS; this is encoded by the coding sequence ATGAACGGTAGCCATTCCCAGCACCGCGACGAGCCTCAGGACGAAGACCTGGGACTAGACCTGGTGAGCCACGTGGCCAGCAGTTCACGAGCTGAACGAAAAACCAGACCACGACGCTGGATTTTCGCAGTCGTGGGCGTAGCGGTCATCGCCGTTCTGGCGCTAGTGATCTTCTCCCTGCTCAATGGTGGAACTAAAGCGTCCAAGGCATCCAAGGCCGACGACGCCATCTCAGTTCCGGTCGAGCTCAAAAGCGGCGGGCAAGCTAATCTGAGCAGCTCAAAGTCGGAAAACGCCATCGGCGTTGAACTGACTTCACTGCCTCCTTTGGAAGAGTCAGAGCAGTATGTTGCTTGGGCCATCCACGAATCGGGCAGCGTCTCAGTCATCACGACAAGCAATGGCGAGGATGCTTCAGCAGGATACGCGCCAGCCGATGACATCATCGCCATTCATATCACCGTCGAAAGCTCGGATACGCCTTCGGCGCCTTCGGAAGACACCGAGGCTTCTGTGGACCTTCCTTTGAGCAAGGATGCAAGCTCCCAGGCCAACCAGGGCTCTTAG
- a CDS encoding PIG-L deacetylase family protein, producing MIDTSRFFGAQTERVLAFGAHPDDLDFGAAGTIAAFTTAGVEVQYCIMTDGDAGGFDDRDPQETAALRHAEQKQAAEKVGVKTVHFLGERDGFLEANHDVMRKVVRLIRQVKPTIVMAMHPERNWDRIQRSHPDHLACGEAVTRAIYPAVENPFAYPELLREEGLEAYRVPWLWLYGAPKERENGFVDITEYFDKKMDALRAHFTQHPDVAAMERFVLQQCVANGQRAQLAEGRLAEAFHLVAVNADDTIAGF from the coding sequence ATGATCGACACATCTAGATTCTTCGGTGCGCAAACCGAACGGGTCCTCGCTTTCGGCGCGCATCCAGACGACCTGGATTTTGGCGCTGCGGGCACCATTGCGGCATTCACCACCGCGGGCGTCGAGGTGCAATATTGCATCATGACCGATGGTGATGCCGGTGGTTTTGATGATCGAGACCCACAAGAAACCGCCGCTTTGCGCCACGCCGAGCAGAAGCAGGCGGCTGAAAAAGTCGGCGTCAAGACCGTGCACTTTTTGGGCGAACGCGACGGCTTCCTCGAAGCCAACCACGACGTCATGCGCAAGGTAGTGCGGCTAATCCGACAGGTCAAGCCAACCATCGTCATGGCGATGCATCCTGAACGCAACTGGGATCGAATCCAACGTTCGCATCCGGATCATCTAGCCTGTGGCGAGGCGGTAACACGTGCTATTTATCCGGCGGTGGAGAATCCCTTCGCCTACCCGGAGCTACTTCGAGAAGAAGGCCTGGAAGCCTACAGGGTTCCTTGGTTGTGGCTCTATGGCGCGCCGAAGGAACGAGAAAACGGTTTTGTCGACATCACGGAGTACTTCGATAAGAAAATGGATGCCTTGCGCGCCCATTTCACGCAGCATCCGGACGTCGCGGCCATGGAGCGGTTCGTACTTCAACAGTGTGTCGCCAACGGCCAGCGCGCGCAGCTTGCCGAAGGACGATTAGCTGAAGCCTTCCATCTGGTAGCTGTGAACGCTGACGATACCATCGCGGGCTTCTAG
- a CDS encoding electron transfer flavoprotein subunit alpha/FixB family protein → MPSALVFFNELSDVPSKAQRELLTLASRFDEATLAVASEVSQEAQEVVNGYGVAKLLVASGGDDAFIDHSLSVLEAAVKLSAADVVLVANDNFNREIAARLAVRLDGAVITDATDVSADLVVTKDELAGSYSAQAKATSGTLFVTMKPNSIEDAPGEQDKQLDVRALELPGAAAPQIRVVATEAKAVSDRPKLTEARVVVAGGRGVNGDFGPVEDLADALSGAVGASRAATDAGWISHDAQIGQTGVTVSPQLFISAGISGAIQQKAGMQTSKCIIAINKDVDAPVFEIADFGIVGDLSKVLPQAAEEIRRRQA, encoded by the coding sequence ATGCCTTCAGCACTAGTATTTTTCAACGAACTTTCCGATGTCCCGTCCAAGGCACAACGCGAGCTTTTGACCCTCGCATCGCGCTTCGACGAGGCAACCCTGGCCGTTGCCTCTGAGGTTTCGCAGGAAGCTCAAGAAGTAGTCAACGGCTACGGGGTAGCCAAGCTTCTTGTTGCCTCCGGTGGCGACGACGCGTTCATCGACCATTCGCTCTCGGTCCTCGAAGCCGCGGTGAAGCTGAGTGCTGCCGATGTAGTCCTGGTTGCCAACGATAATTTCAACCGCGAGATCGCAGCTCGTTTGGCTGTGCGACTCGATGGAGCAGTAATTACGGACGCTACCGATGTTTCGGCAGATCTCGTCGTTACCAAGGACGAATTGGCTGGCAGCTACAGCGCCCAGGCCAAGGCAACCAGTGGAACACTATTTGTCACCATGAAACCAAACAGCATCGAAGACGCGCCGGGGGAGCAGGACAAGCAACTTGACGTTCGTGCCCTGGAACTTCCAGGTGCAGCTGCGCCGCAAATCCGCGTTGTAGCAACCGAAGCGAAGGCCGTATCGGATCGTCCGAAGCTAACCGAAGCTCGAGTAGTAGTCGCGGGCGGACGCGGCGTCAACGGGGACTTCGGCCCTGTTGAGGACCTTGCCGACGCTCTATCCGGTGCTGTTGGCGCCTCGCGCGCCGCGACAGACGCTGGTTGGATCTCGCATGACGCGCAGATCGGCCAGACCGGTGTGACGGTGTCACCGCAGTTGTTCATTTCTGCGGGCATCTCTGGTGCGATTCAGCAGAAGGCTGGCATGCAGACCAGCAAGTGCATCATTGCCATCAATAAGGATGTCGACGCACCTGTTTTCGAAATCGCTGATTTCGGTATCGTTGGCGATCTGTCAAAGGTGCTTCCACAAGCCGCAGAAGAGATTCGACGCCGCCAAGCATGA
- a CDS encoding electron transfer flavoprotein subunit beta/FixA family protein: protein MTEETTAPLKIVVLVKHVPDVQFDRHIDSGSLRLDRAESVLSELDEYAVEAAVALVESQGGFAAGHEVIAATMGGKSASNSVKKALQMGASSGLHLNDEALAGSDTIATSKALAALVEHVGDVDLVVTGMSSTDAETSVVPAQLAERLNFAQLTHALAVDFDAASRELTIRRDHADRTLSLAAALPAVLSVTDQANEPRYPNFKAIMAAKKKSLTEVDLAGIGLAADAVGASGSHSAVLNANARPAREAGTVINDSGQAGIALVDFLAEQKLI, encoded by the coding sequence ATGACCGAGGAAACCACGGCACCGCTGAAAATAGTGGTGCTGGTAAAACATGTTCCCGACGTTCAATTTGATCGTCACATCGACTCTGGGTCGTTGCGTCTTGACCGTGCAGAGTCGGTACTTTCAGAACTTGACGAATATGCGGTCGAAGCGGCCGTAGCCCTTGTCGAGTCCCAGGGAGGCTTCGCCGCTGGGCATGAAGTCATTGCAGCAACTATGGGCGGTAAGAGCGCAAGCAATTCGGTGAAGAAGGCCTTGCAGATGGGGGCCAGCTCGGGGCTTCACCTGAACGACGAGGCTTTGGCTGGGTCGGACACCATCGCCACGTCCAAGGCGTTGGCGGCTCTTGTCGAGCATGTTGGAGATGTGGATCTAGTCGTCACTGGCATGTCCTCGACCGACGCTGAAACTTCGGTTGTTCCAGCGCAGCTGGCCGAGCGCCTGAATTTTGCTCAACTGACTCATGCCCTGGCCGTCGATTTTGACGCGGCCAGCCGAGAGCTGACCATTCGACGCGACCATGCGGACCGCACACTGAGCCTGGCTGCGGCCCTGCCAGCAGTATTATCGGTAACTGATCAGGCCAATGAGCCTCGTTACCCGAACTTCAAAGCCATCATGGCCGCCAAGAAAAAGAGCCTCACCGAAGTCGACTTGGCCGGCATTGGTTTGGCTGCTGATGCAGTTGGAGCGTCAGGATCACATTCTGCTGTGCTCAACGCGAATGCTCGACCTGCCCGCGAAGCCGGAACTGTCATTAATGACAGTGGCCAGGCTGGAATTGCCTTGGTTGATTTCTTGGCCGAACAAAAGCTGATTTAA
- a CDS encoding S1C family serine protease → MSQTPNEPREENLGDSARPSNDHNSQPSGSNEPTARYPRMDQDPASVQQPGTGESPTAPRTEPMSAATQNSAGSQSASSYQSQNSAGQNSQSNSPYGAPYAGGAYTQTAYPVPPEKQPRDKKRFAGSTLIAGMVAAALVGGLTAAGTTYLMNDGNSTSTTGGSAPREGVVINNPDKVTEVTAAAAKASPSVVTIEVSGNGNGGSGSGIVLDNKGNILTNTHVVTLGGEVADPTITVQMNDGTVHAAKVVGTDPLSDLAVINIQADGLVPATLGSSSELNVGDTAVAIGAPLGLSGTVTDGIISTLNRTISIASSAVPEESDQSNGDDGSQFNFQFPGQQQQQQSSGSIYVNVIQTDAAINHGNSGGALVNANGEIIGVNVAIASSGSSEEGGSIGVGFAIPIDYAKRIAQELIENGSATHGLLGATVTAQGTSEQGAQNTSSFSVGAKVVDVSAGSAAEKAGLKSGDVITGVNGRAVHDSQTVTAAIREIAANGEAEIRYLRNGQEKTAKVTVGELSKN, encoded by the coding sequence ATGAGCCAGACCCCGAATGAGCCACGTGAAGAAAACTTGGGTGATTCTGCACGGCCATCAAACGATCACAATAGCCAGCCTTCCGGTTCCAACGAACCGACTGCCCGCTACCCTCGCATGGACCAGGATCCAGCCAGCGTCCAGCAGCCAGGCACTGGCGAGTCGCCAACCGCTCCACGCACTGAACCGATGAGCGCAGCCACGCAAAACTCTGCAGGCTCTCAATCAGCATCTTCTTACCAGTCGCAGAACAGCGCGGGACAAAATAGCCAGTCCAATTCGCCCTACGGTGCTCCCTATGCCGGCGGCGCGTATACGCAAACCGCATATCCTGTTCCTCCAGAGAAGCAGCCCAGGGACAAGAAGCGATTTGCCGGAAGCACTTTAATCGCTGGCATGGTTGCTGCGGCACTGGTAGGCGGGCTGACCGCAGCCGGCACTACGTATCTCATGAATGATGGAAACAGCACCTCAACCACCGGAGGTTCAGCACCACGTGAGGGAGTGGTGATCAACAATCCCGACAAGGTCACCGAAGTTACCGCGGCCGCGGCCAAGGCCAGCCCCAGCGTGGTAACCATCGAAGTTTCAGGAAACGGAAACGGCGGTTCGGGCTCGGGCATCGTGCTGGACAACAAGGGAAACATTCTGACCAACACCCACGTGGTCACGCTTGGTGGCGAAGTGGCCGACCCGACAATCACCGTCCAAATGAATGACGGGACGGTGCACGCGGCTAAGGTCGTCGGAACGGATCCGCTTTCAGATCTGGCCGTGATCAACATCCAGGCTGACGGACTTGTCCCGGCAACACTGGGATCATCTTCTGAACTGAACGTCGGCGACACCGCGGTAGCCATCGGCGCACCTCTTGGATTGAGCGGAACGGTCACTGACGGCATCATCTCCACCCTGAACCGTACAATTTCCATCGCTTCTTCCGCTGTTCCAGAGGAAAGCGATCAATCCAATGGCGATGACGGCAGCCAGTTCAACTTCCAATTCCCGGGCCAGCAACAACAACAGCAGTCCAGTGGCTCGATCTATGTCAACGTCATTCAGACCGACGCAGCGATCAACCACGGTAATTCGGGTGGCGCATTGGTCAATGCCAACGGCGAGATCATCGGCGTGAACGTTGCCATCGCTTCTTCCGGATCCAGCGAAGAAGGCGGATCCATCGGTGTGGGCTTTGCGATCCCGATCGACTATGCGAAGCGCATCGCCCAGGAACTCATTGAAAACGGCTCAGCCACTCACGGTTTGCTCGGAGCCACGGTGACTGCGCAAGGTACTTCTGAACAGGGCGCGCAAAATACCTCGTCCTTCTCGGTGGGAGCCAAGGTTGTTGATGTGAGCGCCGGCTCGGCCGCCGAAAAGGCAGGCCTGAAGTCCGGAGACGTCATCACTGGCGTGAACGGGCGTGCAGTGCACGATTCTCAAACCGTGACCGCGGCAATTCGCGAAATTGCAGCCAACGGTGAAGCTGAAATCCGGTACCTGCGCAATGGCCAGGAGAAAACGGCCAAGGTCACTGTAGGGGAATTGTCAAAAAACTAA
- a CDS encoding TPM domain-containing protein: MGMKSRKLLASAMVASVVSLGIAAPALAESPVTISPGDFVIDNSGVLGSDEARIEQEIKELRNDTGLSLFAIYVDEFSSPAKADEWVKEVADKKGLGKSDVILAVATQTRQAYFAASDNGPLGEQDSEIYRSLISPELGESNWVGAVDGAIEGIRNVESGGTAEGSSGGGSFMTILLVVAALAVGGYFLLARRSRKNTRGLPPQQNNYPGMAGAPAPQQPLVALDELRLQADQLLVAADDSIRSSQQELGFAEAQYGKEAVSVFMQDLAKAKEHLTESFRLQQQLDDDIPDTEADQRSWLNEIINRCKDVNQSLQEHADDFKQLRQLEQNAEARITEVKANQEPLNQKLSARVADFEQLSAKYDPSAVTQIKDNAQQAGERLTFAASSLQRASEKLGTNRSDAAVLIQNAEEAQDQANVLLEAIAKAGASLEQAEQDLRAAVALAERDLAQAKATFASGTSSDLAGPIAGVESALSTTRQAMASGKYNPLALITLLDDATNPLGQALATLRGRAQQDQAARDQLQSLLHTAASRINGTDDYIRARRGGVRSSARTRLAEAQRTLDEAHSFAHSDPARAVAAAQRSIQLADQAAQMAENDVSGFGGFGDGVGMGGYGRGRGGGVFDGVGGAVLGGILINTILGGGHGGGHSGGNDGFFGGGGFGGFDGGGGGGFGGGDFGGGDGGNF; encoded by the coding sequence ATGGGAATGAAGAGTCGGAAACTGCTAGCCAGTGCAATGGTGGCTTCGGTTGTATCGCTTGGAATAGCTGCGCCGGCATTGGCCGAGTCGCCGGTCACCATCTCGCCTGGCGACTTTGTCATCGATAATTCCGGGGTGCTCGGTTCTGACGAAGCACGCATTGAACAAGAAATCAAAGAGCTCCGAAACGATACAGGACTCAGCCTCTTCGCCATCTACGTTGACGAATTTTCCAGCCCAGCGAAGGCCGATGAATGGGTTAAAGAAGTCGCGGACAAGAAAGGCTTGGGAAAATCCGACGTTATTCTCGCGGTAGCTACCCAAACCCGGCAGGCGTACTTCGCCGCATCGGACAATGGACCCCTGGGCGAGCAGGACTCGGAGATCTATAGGTCGCTGATTAGCCCAGAACTCGGTGAAAGCAACTGGGTCGGTGCGGTTGACGGAGCCATCGAGGGCATCAGGAACGTCGAGAGCGGCGGTACAGCGGAGGGCTCTTCAGGCGGCGGCAGCTTCATGACCATTCTTCTCGTGGTCGCTGCGCTGGCAGTGGGTGGCTATTTCCTTCTCGCCCGCCGAAGCCGGAAAAACACCCGCGGGCTTCCGCCACAACAGAACAATTACCCGGGCATGGCAGGGGCTCCTGCTCCGCAGCAGCCGCTGGTCGCATTGGATGAGCTTCGCCTGCAGGCTGATCAGCTGCTCGTGGCTGCCGATGATTCCATCCGCTCCTCGCAACAAGAACTTGGCTTCGCCGAGGCCCAGTATGGCAAGGAAGCGGTATCGGTCTTCATGCAAGACCTGGCCAAGGCCAAGGAGCACCTCACCGAATCATTCCGCTTGCAGCAGCAGCTGGATGACGACATTCCCGATACCGAAGCAGATCAGCGGTCATGGCTCAACGAGATCATCAACCGCTGCAAGGACGTCAACCAGTCTTTGCAAGAACATGCCGATGATTTCAAACAACTTCGCCAGCTGGAACAGAATGCTGAAGCCCGCATCACCGAGGTGAAGGCAAATCAGGAACCATTGAATCAAAAGCTTTCCGCTCGTGTAGCCGACTTTGAACAGCTCTCCGCCAAGTACGATCCGAGTGCAGTCACCCAGATCAAGGACAACGCGCAGCAAGCCGGTGAGCGCCTGACGTTTGCCGCTTCCTCATTGCAGCGGGCTTCTGAGAAGCTCGGGACGAACCGCTCCGACGCTGCGGTACTCATCCAAAACGCAGAAGAGGCCCAAGACCAGGCCAACGTCCTTCTGGAGGCAATCGCCAAGGCTGGCGCATCATTAGAGCAGGCTGAACAGGACCTTCGTGCAGCCGTCGCGCTGGCAGAACGCGACCTGGCCCAAGCTAAGGCGACTTTCGCGTCAGGAACCAGTTCCGATCTCGCCGGACCGATCGCTGGCGTTGAAAGCGCGCTGTCCACAACGCGCCAAGCCATGGCCAGCGGAAAGTACAACCCGCTTGCGCTGATCACGCTTTTGGATGACGCGACGAATCCCCTCGGGCAGGCACTGGCAACGCTTCGCGGCCGCGCTCAGCAGGACCAGGCAGCCAGGGATCAATTGCAGTCCTTGCTCCACACCGCCGCATCCCGTATCAACGGTACAGACGACTACATCCGAGCACGTCGAGGAGGCGTCCGCTCTTCGGCCCGCACTCGTCTGGCCGAGGCACAACGCACCCTGGATGAAGCGCATTCCTTCGCACACTCGGACCCGGCTCGCGCGGTAGCCGCTGCACAACGATCCATCCAGCTGGCAGACCAGGCAGCCCAAATGGCGGAGAACGATGTCAGCGGCTTCGGCGGGTTTGGCGATGGCGTCGGCATGGGCGGCTATGGGCGTGGACGTGGCGGCGGAGTATTTGACGGTGTTGGTGGTGCGGTGCTCGGTGGCATCCTCATCAATACCATCCTCGGTGGAGGCCACGGCGGTGGTCATTCCGGAGGCAACGACGGCTTCTTCGGTGGCGGCGGCTTCGGCGGGTTTGACGGCGGAGGCGGCGGTGGATTTGGAGGAGGTGACTTCGGCGGAGGCGACGGAGGCAACTTCTAG
- a CDS encoding PspA/IM30 family protein produces MTKQSIFGRISQLAKANINALLDSAEDPQKMMDQMVRDYNDNIAEAEQAIAQTIGNLRMLEDDYREDEEAVAEWSNKALAASNKADEFRASGKSDDAAKFDNLAKVAIQRQMQAESEMKSAEPTISSQREIVEKLKTGLNQMKEKRTELAGKRDELVARAKAAHAQNQVHEAIKSVNIMDPSSEIGRFEEKVRREEARVRGAAELASSSLDAQFESLEDLGEQTEVEARLAALKSKQTGALEG; encoded by the coding sequence ATGACCAAACAATCAATCTTCGGGCGCATCTCACAGCTGGCCAAAGCCAACATCAATGCCTTGTTGGACTCGGCAGAAGATCCTCAGAAAATGATGGATCAGATGGTTCGCGACTACAACGACAACATTGCCGAAGCCGAACAGGCCATTGCCCAGACCATTGGCAATCTGCGCATGTTGGAGGACGATTACCGCGAAGACGAAGAAGCAGTTGCCGAGTGGAGCAACAAGGCTCTAGCAGCGTCAAACAAGGCAGACGAGTTCCGCGCTTCGGGCAAATCGGATGATGCTGCCAAGTTTGATAACTTGGCGAAGGTTGCCATCCAGCGCCAGATGCAAGCTGAATCGGAGATGAAGTCTGCAGAGCCAACCATAAGCTCCCAGCGCGAAATCGTCGAGAAGCTCAAGACCGGCCTGAACCAGATGAAGGAAAAGCGCACTGAACTTGCTGGCAAGCGCGATGAGCTGGTGGCACGTGCTAAGGCAGCTCACGCCCAGAACCAGGTCCACGAGGCTATTAAGTCCGTGAACATCATGGATCCTTCCAGCGAAATCGGACGCTTCGAAGAAAAGGTACGTCGCGAAGAAGCACGCGTTCGTGGAGCTGCTGAACTGGCATCGTCGAGCCTGGACGCGCAATTTGAATCGTTGGAAGACCTGGGCGAGCAGACCGAAGTTGAAGCTCGTCTGGCGGCACTGAAGTCCAAGCAGACAGGTGCTCTTGAAGGCTGA